The Jeotgalibacillus aurantiacus region CTCTGCTCCTTCATCCGCAAAACATTAAAAGCAATCCCCATTAAACAAGGGAGCAGCTTTCTTAGATTGATCTATATAGAAGCTGATTTCAAACTTTTCCTTAAAAATGAAAGGGTTTTCATATAGAGTGTCGAATAGTGTCAGCTGTGGAGAAATTGAAAACTGAACAAAGGGGAGAAAATCAGCATGAAAAGAGTGATTCGTTTTTCCAATTCATTAATGGAGCGTTGGCTGCCGGATCCATTTCTATTTGTCGTGATCCTGACACTTGTTGTGTTTGCGCTCGGGATCGGATTAACCGGTTCAACACCTGTAGAAATGGTTGCCTTCTGGGGAGAAGGCTTTTGGGCACTTTTAGCATTTTCCATGCAGATGGTTCTGGTTCTCGTAACCGGATTTGTATTAGCAAGCAGTCCGATTTTTAAAAAGGGGCTTGGTTCCCTGGCATCAGTGGCAAAATCACCAGGCAGTGCAATCATCTGGGTAACGCTTATTTCACTTGCTGCCAGCTGGATTAACTGGGGATTTGGACTTGTCATTGGCGCGCTTTTCGCCAAAGAACTGGCGAAAAGAGTGCAGGGGGTTGATTACCGCCTTTTGATAGCCAGTGCTTATTCAGGCTTCCTGATTTGGCACGCAGGTTTTTCAGGTTCTACTCCGTTATCCATTGCAACAGAGGGGCATCCGTTAGTTGATACGATTGGGATTATTCCAACGAGTGAAACGATTTTTGCAGGTTACAACCTGATAATTATTCTTGCACTCATCGTGATTTTGCCACTGCTTAACCGTCTGATGATGCCGGCAAAAGAAGATACTGTCACCGTTGACCCTGCTGTATTGGAAGAGGATGAGGTTGCTGTGTCGATCGCTGAACCACTAACACCTGCAGAAAAGCTTGAAAACAGCTGGATTTTATCAATGGTCATCGGTGTACTTGGGATCGCTTTTCTGGCTTATTATTTCGTTCAGAACGGATTCGCGCTGAATCTTGATTTGGTTAATTTCCTGTTTCTGTTCCTAGGGATTTTATTCCACGGCACACCGCGCCGCTATTTAAATGCCGTGCAAAATGCGGTAAAAGGAGCAGGAGGCATCATTATTCAGTTCCCTTTTTACGCTGGGATCATGGGGATGATGACAGCATCAGGGCTGACCTTAATGATGTCTGATATGTTTGTCAGCATTTCAACAGATGTAACTTTCCCACTGTTTGCTTTCTTAAGCGCAGGCATTGTGAACTTCTTCGTTCCATCAGGCGGAGGCCAGTGGGCTGTACAGGGACCGATCATGATGGACGCCGCAATTGCTCTCGATGCGAGTACAGCGAAAGTGGCGATGGCAGTCGCATGGGGAGATGCCTGGACAAACATGATTCAGCCATTCTGGGCACTGCCGGCTCTGGCCATTGCAGGACTGAAAGCCAAGGATATCATGGGCTTTTGTTTAATCGTTCTGTTTGTAAGCGGGATCGTGATTGGGCTTGGATTAGTGCTCATTTAATTAAATAGGACCGGAATACGCTTTGTGCGTTTCCGGTTTTTTGTTTTGTTGGAGATTGTTTGACGCGGAGTAGGGCTTGATGGTGAAGGCGGTTGTTTTTCGCGGCAAATAGGGGGTTGGGTGACGGGGGCTGGCTGAGTGGCTCCCTGGAGGATTTCTTCATTCGGGTGAGTTATTCAGGCTTTTGAAAAATTAATTCCCTCTTTCTGGGGTTTGATTCGTGCTTTTGAAAAAATAATTCCATCACTGCGGCTCCCGGTCTCCACTTTTCCTTCACTGCCTTCACTGATTCAATCATTCCCGCACACTGATTCCTTTGTTTCAAAATTTATTTCCATCAAAACCACAACCCTCATTCAAGCAAGCCAGGTTTCCTTCAAAACCATATCTCCTAATCAACCTATCCCCAACCCTCGCTTCTTGTGTCTTTACACAAGTAAAGCTAAAATAATAAGTGAATAATTGAGCATACCAACAATACGAATACATATTAAAAGGAGATGGCATGATGACTAAAAGAGCATTGATTAATGTTGACTATACGATTGATTTTGTAGCAGACAATGGTGCGCTGACCTGCGGGAAGCCGGGACAGGAGATTGAAGATAAGATTGTCAGCCTGACGAGAGAGTTTCATGAGCGTCAGGATCTTGTTGTTTTTGCAATCGATCTGCACGATGAAAATGACCCTCACCACCCGGAGACAAAGCTTTTTCCGCCACATAATATCCGTGGCACAAAGGGCAGGGATCTGTATGGGTCACTGCAGTCATTGTATGATATGATTCAAGATGATGAAAATGTGATATATATAGATAAAACGCGTTACAGTGCTTTCGCCGGTACAAATTTGGAACAGCTGCTGAGAGAGCGTGGAATTACGGAGCTTCATCTCGTTGGGGTATGCACCGATATTTGTGTGTTGCATACGGCGGTTGACGCTTATAATAAAGGCTTTCACGTAACGGTTCATAAACAAGCGGTTGCCAGTTTTAATCAGGCTGGTCATGAATGGGCACTTGAACATTTTGCTTCATCGATTGGGGCGACAGTACAGTAAGGCATAAGGAGCTAATGGATATGAGGGATTCGTACACGGATGACAGTCTGATGCTGCACACTGATCTGTATCAGATTAATATGGCAAAAACGTATTGGGAGGACGGGATGCATGAGCGGCAGGCAGTGTTTGAGCTGTTTTTCCGTACATTACCGTTTGGAAACGGATATGGTGTTTTTGCCGGTCTTGAACGTGCACTGGATTATTTAAAGGATTTCCGGTTCAG contains the following coding sequences:
- a CDS encoding short-chain fatty acid transporter produces the protein MKRVIRFSNSLMERWLPDPFLFVVILTLVVFALGIGLTGSTPVEMVAFWGEGFWALLAFSMQMVLVLVTGFVLASSPIFKKGLGSLASVAKSPGSAIIWVTLISLAASWINWGFGLVIGALFAKELAKRVQGVDYRLLIASAYSGFLIWHAGFSGSTPLSIATEGHPLVDTIGIIPTSETIFAGYNLIIILALIVILPLLNRLMMPAKEDTVTVDPAVLEEDEVAVSIAEPLTPAEKLENSWILSMVIGVLGIAFLAYYFVQNGFALNLDLVNFLFLFLGILFHGTPRRYLNAVQNAVKGAGGIIIQFPFYAGIMGMMTASGLTLMMSDMFVSISTDVTFPLFAFLSAGIVNFFVPSGGGQWAVQGPIMMDAAIALDASTAKVAMAVAWGDAWTNMIQPFWALPALAIAGLKAKDIMGFCLIVLFVSGIVIGLGLVLI
- a CDS encoding cysteine hydrolase family protein — translated: MTKRALINVDYTIDFVADNGALTCGKPGQEIEDKIVSLTREFHERQDLVVFAIDLHDENDPHHPETKLFPPHNIRGTKGRDLYGSLQSLYDMIQDDENVIYIDKTRYSAFAGTNLEQLLRERGITELHLVGVCTDICVLHTAVDAYNKGFHVTVHKQAVASFNQAGHEWALEHFASSIGATVQ